The Streptomyces kanamyceticus genome window below encodes:
- a CDS encoding CTP synthase produces the protein MQPAAFRNSTATTTKHIFVTGGVASSLGKGLTASSLGALLKARGLRVTMQKLDPYLNVDPGTMNPFQHGEVFVTNDGAETDLDIGHYERFLDVDLDGSANVTTGQVYSQVIAKERRGEYLGDTVQVIPHITNEIKHRIRRMATDDVDVVITEVGGTVGDIESLPFLETVRQVRHEVGRDNVFVVHISLLPYIGPSGELKTKPTQHSVAALRNIGIQPDAIVLRADREVPTAIKRKISLMCDVDEAAVVAAIDAKSIYDIPKVLHTEGLDAYVVRKLDLPFRDVDWTQWDDLLDRVHNPKHEVTVALVGKYIDLPDAYLSITEAMRAGGFANKARVKVKWVTSDDCKTPAGAKKQLGDVDAILIPGGFGDRGVNGKIGAIQYARENKVPLLGICLGLQCIVIEAARNLADIPDANSTEFDAATGHPVISTMAEQLDIVAGDGDMGGTMRLGMYPAKLAEGSIAREVYDGKEYVEERHRHRYEVNNSYRAELEKKAGLQFSGTSPDGKLVEYVEYPREVHPYLVATQAHPELRSRPTRPHPLFAGLVKAAVERQTAAKKAK, from the coding sequence ATGCAGCCCGCTGCTTTTCGAAACAGCACAGCCACGACGACCAAGCACATCTTCGTCACCGGGGGTGTCGCCTCCTCGCTCGGTAAGGGGCTGACGGCCTCCAGCCTTGGCGCGCTGCTCAAGGCAAGGGGTCTGCGCGTCACCATGCAGAAGCTCGACCCGTACCTGAACGTCGACCCAGGCACGATGAACCCCTTCCAGCACGGCGAGGTGTTCGTCACCAACGACGGCGCCGAGACCGACCTGGACATCGGCCACTACGAGCGCTTCCTCGACGTCGACCTCGACGGCTCGGCGAACGTGACCACCGGCCAGGTCTACTCCCAGGTGATCGCCAAGGAGCGGCGCGGCGAGTACCTCGGCGACACCGTCCAGGTCATCCCGCACATCACCAACGAGATCAAGCACCGCATCCGCCGCATGGCGACGGACGACGTCGACGTCGTGATCACCGAGGTCGGCGGCACGGTCGGCGACATCGAGTCGCTGCCGTTCCTGGAGACCGTCCGCCAGGTCCGCCACGAGGTCGGCCGCGACAACGTCTTCGTCGTGCACATCTCGCTGCTGCCCTACATCGGCCCCTCCGGCGAGCTGAAGACCAAGCCGACCCAGCACTCGGTCGCCGCCCTGCGAAACATCGGCATCCAGCCGGACGCCATCGTCCTGCGCGCCGACCGCGAGGTGCCGACCGCCATCAAGCGCAAGATCTCGCTGATGTGCGACGTCGACGAGGCCGCCGTGGTGGCCGCCATCGACGCCAAGTCGATCTACGACATCCCGAAGGTCCTGCACACCGAGGGCCTGGACGCCTACGTCGTGCGCAAGCTCGACCTGCCGTTCCGCGACGTCGACTGGACCCAGTGGGACGACCTGCTCGACCGCGTGCACAACCCCAAGCACGAGGTCACCGTCGCCCTGGTCGGCAAGTACATCGACCTGCCCGACGCCTACCTGTCGATCACCGAGGCCATGCGCGCGGGCGGCTTCGCCAACAAGGCCCGCGTCAAGGTCAAGTGGGTCACCTCGGACGACTGCAAGACCCCTGCGGGCGCCAAGAAGCAGCTCGGCGACGTCGACGCGATCCTCATCCCCGGCGGCTTCGGCGACCGCGGCGTGAACGGCAAGATCGGCGCGATCCAGTACGCCCGCGAGAACAAGGTGCCGCTGCTCGGCATCTGCCTCGGCCTGCAGTGCATCGTGATCGAGGCCGCGCGGAACCTGGCCGACATCCCCGACGCGAACTCGACGGAGTTCGACGCCGCCACCGGCCACCCGGTGATCTCCACCATGGCCGAGCAGCTCGACATCGTCGCGGGCGACGGCGACATGGGCGGCACGATGCGCCTGGGCATGTACCCGGCCAAGCTCGCCGAGGGCTCCATCGCGCGCGAGGTGTACGACGGCAAGGAGTACGTGGAGGAGCGCCACCGCCACCGCTACGAGGTGAACAACTCCTACCGCGCCGAGCTGGAGAAGAAGGCCGGTCTGCAGTTCTCCGGCACCTCCCCGGACGGCAAGCTCGTCGAGTACGTCGAGTACCCGCGCGAGGTGCACCCCTACCTGGTCGCCACGCAGGCCCACCCGGAGCTGCGCTCGCGTCCGACGCGTCCGCACCCGCTCTTCGCGGGTCTGGTGAAGGCGGCCGTGGAGCGCCAGACGGCGGCCAAGAAGGCCAAGTAA
- a CDS encoding NUDIX domain-containing protein, producing MTIKDTAEEWQVTASRTPFVGNKTSVRTDDVVMPDGTVAHRDYQVHPGSVAVLALDDAGRVLVIRQYRHPVRHKLWEIPAGLLDVPGENPLHAAQRELYEEAHVKAEDWRVLTDVYTTPGGCDEAVRVFLARDLSEAEGERFEVSEEEADMELARIPLEELVRGVLAGELHNNCLVVGALSLYTALKGDGVDALRPAEAPWPARPFEV from the coding sequence ATGACGATCAAGGACACCGCCGAGGAGTGGCAGGTCACGGCGAGCCGGACGCCGTTCGTCGGGAACAAGACCTCCGTGCGCACCGACGACGTGGTCATGCCCGACGGGACCGTCGCGCACCGCGACTACCAGGTCCACCCCGGCTCGGTGGCCGTCCTCGCGCTCGACGACGCGGGCCGCGTCCTGGTCATCCGCCAGTACCGCCACCCCGTCCGCCACAAGCTCTGGGAGATCCCCGCGGGGCTCCTGGACGTACCCGGCGAGAACCCGCTGCACGCCGCCCAGCGCGAGCTCTACGAAGAGGCGCACGTCAAGGCCGAGGACTGGCGGGTCCTCACCGACGTGTACACCACGCCCGGCGGCTGCGACGAGGCCGTGCGCGTCTTCCTCGCGCGTGACCTCTCCGAGGCCGAGGGCGAGCGCTTCGAGGTCTCCGAGGAGGAGGCCGACATGGAGCTCGCCAGGATCCCGCTGGAGGAGCTCGTGCGCGGCGTGCTCGCGGGCGAGCTGCACAACAACTGCCTCGTGGTCGGTGCCCTGTCGCTGTACACCGCCCTCAAGGGCGACGGCGTCGACGCGCTGCGCCCCGCGGAGGCGCCGTGGCCCGCCCGCCCCTTCGAGGTGTGA
- a CDS encoding tetratricopeptide repeat protein, with protein sequence MTDQAVDTDGAAAGGAVPSPASAAAQPTKAQFVGRRRELKELRADIDRAGLDTLSGRKAPRARVLLIAGRPGSGRTSLAVELARQLADDYPDGVLRARLTEPDGARVPTERTARELLDALAVPAPPGACEDDLSGALRDALADRRALLLLDDAADAEQVDPLLPDAPDCLVVAVSEGPLTGIPDVRPCTLGGLDKGAAVELLARASGPVRITVDPRSAESLVEACQAHPEALVLAGGWLSVRPKAAVADLAKQVHDMPDEGSALARVFYHTYASLPGPAARILRFLSLAPAGHVDPHTASALAGCSVSAARTTLDDFVALGLVRAVDSPLPQYEVPGCLVPLLRARTESQDRPAEVQLARARMLERTVRLLQSCRAITEPEGSAARKKLAGLPRALRFPSAAAAAEWLSIRQPALLAAARIAVADGELDTLARRLMAALVRALVAHRGTEEAAPVLYGIHRLVLDVAERRNLPREQAAALLNLADLDARTGRTQEALVRYRAALDAGRAAGDPYATARAMESVGGAYQELGDWPRASDWYGRALAQRLARDERADAARLYGRIGAVHTYAGRYGEALRNWSSSVTGHRKNGDVAAQARALSEMARVQEYAGRPEESLRTCQEAVEWARHAKDVRLQAALQLRLADTLERLGDPAAARLHRGAAERMLGTEIPKAARLESNGGAQPSACEIRSASTED encoded by the coding sequence GTGACGGATCAGGCGGTCGACACGGACGGTGCGGCGGCGGGTGGCGCTGTGCCGTCGCCCGCGAGTGCCGCGGCCCAGCCGACGAAGGCTCAGTTCGTCGGCAGACGCCGGGAGTTGAAAGAACTCCGCGCCGACATCGACCGGGCGGGACTCGACACCCTCTCGGGCCGCAAGGCGCCCCGCGCGCGGGTCCTGCTGATCGCAGGGCGCCCCGGTTCGGGCCGCACCTCGCTCGCCGTGGAACTGGCGCGGCAGCTGGCGGACGACTACCCCGACGGGGTGCTCCGCGCCCGCCTCACCGAACCCGACGGCGCCCGGGTGCCCACCGAGCGCACCGCCCGCGAACTGCTCGACGCGCTGGCCGTGCCCGCGCCGCCGGGGGCCTGCGAGGACGACCTCTCCGGTGCGCTCAGGGACGCGCTCGCCGACCGCAGGGCGCTGCTCCTGCTGGACGACGCGGCCGACGCCGAGCAGGTCGACCCGCTCCTGCCCGACGCCCCCGACTGCCTGGTCGTCGCGGTCTCAGAGGGGCCGCTGACCGGCATCCCCGACGTCCGCCCGTGCACGCTCGGCGGCCTGGACAAGGGCGCCGCCGTCGAACTGCTCGCCCGGGCGTCGGGACCCGTGCGCATCACCGTCGACCCGCGCTCGGCCGAGTCCCTGGTCGAGGCGTGCCAGGCGCACCCCGAGGCGCTGGTGCTCGCCGGTGGCTGGCTTTCGGTGCGGCCCAAGGCCGCCGTCGCCGATCTGGCCAAGCAGGTGCACGACATGCCGGACGAGGGGTCCGCCCTCGCGCGTGTCTTCTACCACACCTACGCCTCGCTGCCCGGGCCCGCCGCGCGGATACTGCGATTCCTCTCCCTCGCCCCGGCGGGCCACGTCGACCCGCACACCGCGTCCGCGCTGGCGGGCTGCTCGGTCTCCGCGGCGCGCACGACCCTCGACGACTTCGTGGCGCTCGGCCTGGTGCGCGCTGTTGACTCGCCGCTTCCGCAGTACGAGGTGCCCGGCTGTCTGGTGCCGCTGCTGCGCGCCCGCACCGAGAGCCAGGACAGGCCCGCCGAGGTCCAGCTGGCCAGGGCCCGGATGCTGGAGCGGACCGTACGCCTGCTGCAGTCCTGCCGTGCGATCACGGAACCGGAAGGGTCGGCGGCCCGCAAGAAGCTCGCCGGACTGCCGCGGGCGCTGCGCTTCCCCTCCGCGGCGGCCGCCGCCGAGTGGCTGAGCATCCGCCAGCCCGCGCTGCTCGCCGCCGCGAGGATCGCGGTGGCCGACGGCGAGCTCGACACCCTCGCACGGCGCCTGATGGCCGCGCTGGTCAGGGCCCTGGTCGCGCACCGCGGCACCGAGGAAGCGGCTCCGGTGCTCTACGGAATCCACCGTCTGGTGCTCGACGTCGCCGAGCGGCGGAACCTGCCGCGCGAGCAGGCCGCCGCGCTGCTGAACCTCGCGGACCTGGACGCGCGGACCGGACGTACGCAGGAGGCGCTGGTCCGCTACCGGGCCGCGCTGGACGCGGGGCGGGCGGCGGGTGATCCGTACGCGACCGCGCGCGCGATGGAATCCGTAGGCGGTGCCTATCAGGAGCTGGGGGACTGGCCGCGGGCCTCCGACTGGTACGGCAGGGCGCTGGCCCAGCGGCTCGCCCGCGACGAGCGCGCGGACGCCGCCCGGCTCTACGGCCGGATCGGTGCGGTGCACACCTACGCGGGCCGCTACGGGGAGGCGCTGCGCAACTGGAGTTCGTCCGTCACCGGGCACCGCAAGAACGGGGACGTGGCGGCCCAGGCGCGGGCGTTGAGCGAGATGGCGCGGGTCCAGGAGTACGCGGGGCGGCCCGAGGAGTCGCTGCGTACCTGCCAGGAGGCGGTGGAGTGGGCGCGGCACGCCAAGGACGTCCGTCTGCAGGCCGCGCTGCAGCTGCGGCTCGCGGACACCCTGGAGCGCCTCGGCGACCCGGCGGCCGCCCGGCTGCACAGGGGCGCGGCCGAGCGCATGCTGGGAACGGAGATCCCGAAGGCCGCCAGGCTTGAATCAAACGGTGGAGCGCAGCCTTCCGCCTGCGAAATCCGTAGTGCATCTACAGAAGATTGA
- the ald gene encoding alanine dehydrogenase, with amino-acid sequence MKVGIPREVKNNEFRVAITPAGVHELVRHGHQVVIERNAGVGSSITDAEYVSAGARILETADEVWATADLLLKVKEPIAEEYHRLRKDQTLFTYLHLAASKECTDALLESGTTAIAYETVETANRALPLLAPMSEVAGRLAPQVGAYHLMAAQGGRGVLPGGVPGVAAGKAVVIGGGVSGWNAAQIAIGMGFHVTLLDKDINKLKEADKIFGTKIQTVVSNAFELEKACLEADLVIGAVLIPGAKAPKLVTNELVSRMKPGSVLVDIAIDQGGCFEDSHATTHAEPTFPVHNSVFYCVANMPGAVPNTSTYALTNATMPYIVELANRGWVEALRRDPALALGLNTHDGKVVYKEVAEAHGLEHLELETLLG; translated from the coding sequence ATGAAGGTCGGCATCCCCCGCGAGGTCAAGAACAACGAGTTCCGGGTGGCCATCACCCCCGCCGGCGTGCACGAGCTGGTGCGCCACGGCCACCAGGTCGTCATCGAGCGGAACGCCGGTGTGGGCTCCTCGATCACGGACGCCGAGTACGTCTCGGCCGGTGCGCGGATCCTGGAGACCGCCGATGAGGTCTGGGCCACCGCCGACCTGCTCCTGAAGGTCAAGGAGCCGATCGCGGAGGAGTACCACCGCCTGCGCAAGGACCAGACCCTCTTCACCTACCTGCACCTGGCCGCGTCCAAGGAGTGCACGGACGCGCTCCTGGAGTCGGGCACCACCGCCATCGCGTACGAGACCGTGGAGACCGCGAACCGCGCGCTCCCGCTGCTCGCCCCGATGTCCGAGGTCGCGGGCCGCCTGGCCCCGCAGGTCGGCGCCTACCACCTGATGGCCGCCCAGGGCGGTCGCGGTGTCCTGCCCGGCGGCGTCCCCGGCGTGGCGGCGGGCAAGGCCGTCGTCATCGGCGGCGGCGTCTCCGGCTGGAACGCCGCGCAGATCGCCATCGGCATGGGCTTCCACGTGACCCTGCTCGACAAGGACATCAACAAGCTCAAGGAGGCGGACAAGATCTTCGGTACGAAGATCCAGACCGTCGTCTCCAACGCCTTCGAGCTGGAGAAGGCCTGCCTCGAGGCCGACCTCGTCATCGGTGCCGTCCTGATCCCGGGCGCCAAGGCCCCGAAGCTGGTCACCAACGAGCTCGTCTCGCGGATGAAGCCGGGAAGTGTCCTTGTCGACATCGCGATCGACCAGGGCGGCTGCTTCGAGGACTCGCACGCCACCACGCACGCCGAGCCGACCTTCCCGGTCCACAACTCGGTCTTCTACTGCGTCGCCAACATGCCCGGCGCGGTGCCCAACACCTCCACGTACGCGCTGACCAACGCGACGATGCCGTACATCGTCGAGCTGGCGAACCGCGGCTGGGTCGAGGCCCTGCGCCGCGACCCGGCGCTCGCCCTGGGTCTCAACACCCATGACGGCAAGGTCGTTTACAAGGAGGTCGCCGAGGCCCACGGTCTCGAGCACCTCGAGCTCGAGACGCTCCTCGGCTGA
- a CDS encoding ParA family protein encodes MNESTFAPGGGQPGTSERGQGPVGLEAVGSVAVRTFEARQSPQPTQSAPQSMDGHHVNAMAGDRSGDNTHTHLADYEELPQGHFYDPDAEYEPDPEYAATLAPDAARQRRERIGPTGRPLPYFPIPGPLTDHGPAKIIAMCNQKGGVGKTTSTINLGAALAEYGRRVLLVDFDPQGALSVGLGVNPMELDLTVYNLLMERGMSADEVLLKTAVPNMDLLPSNIDLSAAEVQLVSEVARESTLQRALKPLMQDYDYIVIDCQPSLGLLTVNALTAAHKVIVPLECEFFALRGVALLTETIEKVQERLNPDLELDGILATMYDSRTVHSREVLARVVEAFDDHVYHTVIGRTVRFPETTVAGEPITTYASNSVGAAAYRQLAREVLARCHAE; translated from the coding sequence GTGAATGAGTCGACATTTGCTCCCGGGGGTGGTCAACCAGGAACCTCTGAGCGGGGCCAAGGACCCGTGGGGCTCGAGGCCGTCGGCTCGGTCGCTGTCCGCACCTTCGAAGCCCGGCAGAGCCCCCAGCCGACACAGTCAGCACCCCAGAGCATGGATGGCCATCACGTGAACGCCATGGCCGGCGACCGGAGTGGCGATAACACCCACACCCACCTCGCCGACTACGAGGAACTGCCCCAGGGGCACTTCTACGACCCCGACGCCGAGTACGAGCCCGATCCGGAGTACGCGGCCACGCTCGCGCCGGACGCCGCCCGTCAGCGCCGCGAGCGCATCGGTCCCACGGGGCGCCCGCTGCCGTACTTTCCGATCCCGGGCCCGCTGACCGACCACGGTCCCGCGAAGATCATCGCGATGTGCAACCAGAAGGGCGGCGTCGGCAAGACGACGTCGACCATCAACCTGGGCGCGGCACTCGCGGAGTACGGACGCCGGGTCCTGCTCGTCGACTTCGACCCGCAGGGCGCCCTCTCGGTGGGCCTCGGGGTGAACCCGATGGAGCTGGACCTGACGGTCTACAACCTCCTCATGGAGCGCGGCATGTCCGCGGACGAGGTGCTCCTGAAGACCGCGGTCCCGAACATGGACCTGCTGCCCAGCAACATCGACTTGTCGGCCGCCGAAGTGCAGTTGGTGAGCGAGGTCGCGCGCGAGTCCACCCTGCAGCGGGCGCTCAAGCCGCTGATGCAGGACTACGACTACATCGTGATCGACTGTCAGCCCTCGCTCGGCCTGCTCACCGTGAACGCCCTGACGGCGGCTCACAAGGTGATCGTGCCGCTCGAGTGCGAGTTCTTCGCGCTGCGCGGTGTGGCCCTGCTGACCGAGACGATCGAGAAGGTCCAGGAGCGGCTCAACCCCGACCTGGAGCTCGACGGCATCCTCGCGACCATGTACGACTCGCGCACGGTGCACAGCCGTGAGGTGCTCGCGCGCGTGGTCGAGGCCTTCGACGACCACGTCTACCACACGGTCATCGGGCGCACGGTGCGCTTCCCGGAGACCACGGTCGCCGGTGAGCCCATCACGACGTACGCCTCCAACTCGGTCGGCGCGGCCGCCTATCGTCAGCTCGCCAGGGAGGTGCTCGCCCGGTGTCACGCCGAGTGA
- a CDS encoding segregation and condensation protein A, whose amino-acid sequence MAQNSESAPPAARRRTLGRGPGASSAEPEPLPADRGALCPPFPKLSASLEQGMPHSPCGTPAHNADSGTEASAEPDDGRFKVRLANFEGPFDLLLQLISRHKLDVTEVALSKVTDEFMAHIRAMGADWDLDQTTEFLVVAATLLDLKAARLLPAAEVEDEADLALLEARDLLFARLLQYRAYKQIADIFSGRLDDEARRYPRTVGLEPHHAELLPEVVISIGAEGFAKLAVKAMRPRAEPQVYVDHIHAPLVSVREQAGLVVARLRERGEVSFQVLVEDAGDTLTVVARFLALLELYREKVVALDQEDPLGELMVRWTGGDGAEEPTVTDEFDRAPEPMEEKA is encoded by the coding sequence ATGGCCCAGAACAGTGAATCCGCACCACCCGCCGCTCGGCGCCGCACCCTGGGGCGCGGCCCGGGGGCTTCTTCCGCTGAACCGGAGCCCTTGCCTGCGGACCGTGGGGCGTTGTGCCCACCCTTCCCCAAGCTCTCGGCTTCGCTCGAGCAGGGGATGCCCCACTCGCCGTGCGGAACGCCTGCCCACAACGCGGACTCCGGGACCGAAGCTTCTGCCGAGCCCGATGACGGGCGGTTCAAGGTTCGGCTCGCGAACTTCGAAGGGCCCTTCGATCTGCTGTTGCAGCTGATCTCCCGGCACAAGCTCGACGTCACCGAAGTCGCGCTGTCCAAGGTGACCGACGAGTTCATGGCGCACATCCGCGCCATGGGGGCCGACTGGGACCTGGACCAGACCACCGAGTTCCTGGTGGTCGCGGCCACCCTGCTCGATCTGAAGGCGGCCCGCCTGCTGCCCGCAGCCGAGGTCGAGGACGAAGCCGATCTGGCGCTGCTCGAAGCCAGGGACCTGCTCTTCGCGCGGCTGCTGCAGTACCGCGCGTACAAACAGATCGCGGACATCTTCAGCGGGCGCCTGGATGACGAGGCACGGCGCTATCCGCGGACCGTGGGCCTGGAGCCGCACCACGCCGAGCTGCTGCCCGAGGTCGTCATCAGCATCGGGGCGGAAGGATTCGCCAAGCTCGCCGTGAAGGCCATGCGGCCGCGCGCCGAGCCGCAGGTGTACGTGGACCACATTCACGCCCCGCTGGTCTCCGTACGGGAGCAGGCGGGCCTCGTCGTCGCCCGGCTCCGGGAGCGCGGGGAGGTCAGCTTCCAGGTGCTCGTGGAGGACGCGGGGGACACCCTGACGGTCGTCGCCCGCTTCCTGGCCCTCCTGGAGCTCTACCGGGAGAAGGTCGTCGCCCTGGACCAGGAGGACCCGCTGGGCGAGCTGATGGTCCGGTGGACCGGCGGGGACGGTGCGGAGGAGCCGACCGTGACCGACGAGTTCGACCGGGCCCCCGAGCCGATGGAGGAGAAGGCGTGA
- the scpB gene encoding SMC-Scp complex subunit ScpB yields the protein MSEQQSPVGELAGAVAELALRPALEAVLMVVDEPATEEHLAKILQRPRRQVAEALRELADEYTVQKRGFELRLVAGGWRFYTRPEYAAAVEGFVLDGQQARLTQAALETLAVVAYRQPVSRSRVSAVRGVNCDGVMRTLLQRGLVEEAGAEPETGAILYRTTNYFLERMGLRGLDELPELAPFLPEAEAIESETLEGVPSFDPDAPDAPGYEDADD from the coding sequence GTGAGCGAGCAGCAGAGCCCCGTGGGGGAGCTTGCCGGTGCCGTGGCGGAGCTGGCGCTGCGGCCCGCTCTAGAGGCCGTCCTGATGGTGGTGGACGAGCCCGCCACCGAGGAGCACCTCGCGAAGATCCTGCAGCGGCCGAGGCGGCAGGTCGCCGAGGCGCTGCGGGAGCTGGCCGACGAGTACACGGTGCAGAAGCGGGGCTTCGAGCTGCGCCTGGTGGCGGGCGGGTGGCGGTTCTACACGCGGCCCGAGTACGCCGCGGCGGTGGAGGGCTTCGTCCTTGACGGGCAGCAGGCGCGGCTCACCCAGGCGGCCCTGGAGACCCTCGCGGTGGTCGCGTACCGCCAGCCGGTCAGCCGTTCCCGGGTCTCCGCGGTGCGCGGGGTGAACTGTGACGGGGTGATGCGGACGCTCCTCCAGAGGGGTCTGGTGGAGGAGGCGGGCGCGGAACCCGAAACAGGTGCGATCCTGTACAGGACGACGAACTACTTTCTGGAGCGGATGGGCCTGCGCGGCCTTGACGAACTCCCGGAGCTCGCGCCCTTCCTCCCCGAGGCGGAGGCGATCGAGTCGGAGACGCTGGAAGGTGTCCCGTCGTTCGACCCGGACGCACCCGATGCGCCGGGTTACGAGGACGCTGACGACTAG
- a CDS encoding pseudouridine synthase, with the protein MRNSSGRNSSGNNGGSRGGNSGGRGNSGGRGSTGGRGNYRGAGNGRDDKQDSGRPSKPRPEERRYDVSPADGGGAPKKGRGAAARGGAKGGPRTSQGTGARGSRRGGSPATSREYDARQEERNRERYAGKPKVSPPKTFPGAEQEGERLQKILARAGYGSRRACEELVDEARVEVNGEIVLEQGLRVDPEKDEIKVDGLTVATQSYQFFALNKPAGVVATMEDPDGRQCLGDYTNNRETRLFHVGRLDTETEGVILLTNHGELSHRLTHPKYGVKKTYLAHIVGPIPRDLGKQLKDGIELEDGYARADHFRVVEQTGKNYLVEVTLHEGRKHIVRRMLAEAGFPVDKLVRVAFGPITLGDQKSGWLRRLSNTEVGMLMKEVDL; encoded by the coding sequence ATGCGAAACAGCAGCGGCAGGAACAGCAGCGGAAACAACGGCGGGAGCCGTGGTGGCAACAGCGGCGGCCGCGGCAACAGCGGCGGCCGGGGAAGCACCGGTGGCCGCGGCAATTACCGGGGTGCCGGTAACGGCCGTGACGACAAGCAGGACAGCGGCAGGCCGAGCAAGCCGCGTCCCGAGGAGCGGCGCTACGACGTGAGCCCCGCCGACGGCGGCGGCGCGCCCAAGAAGGGCCGTGGCGCGGCGGCGCGCGGCGGCGCCAAGGGCGGCCCCCGCACCTCGCAGGGCACCGGCGCCCGCGGCAGCCGCCGCGGCGGCTCCCCGGCGACCTCGCGGGAGTACGACGCCCGGCAGGAGGAGCGCAACCGCGAGCGGTACGCGGGCAAGCCCAAGGTGAGCCCGCCCAAGACCTTCCCGGGTGCCGAGCAGGAGGGCGAGCGGCTGCAGAAGATCCTGGCCCGTGCGGGCTACGGCTCGCGCCGTGCCTGTGAGGAGCTGGTCGACGAGGCCCGCGTCGAGGTCAACGGCGAGATCGTCCTGGAGCAGGGCCTGCGCGTCGACCCCGAGAAGGACGAGATCAAGGTCGACGGCCTGACCGTGGCCACGCAGTCGTACCAGTTCTTCGCGCTGAACAAGCCGGCCGGTGTCGTGGCCACCATGGAGGACCCCGACGGCCGCCAGTGCCTGGGCGACTACACGAACAACCGTGAGACGCGGCTGTTCCACGTGGGACGTCTGGACACCGAGACCGAGGGCGTCATCCTGCTCACCAACCACGGTGAGCTCTCGCACCGGCTGACCCACCCGAAGTACGGCGTGAAGAAGACCTACCTCGCGCACATCGTGGGTCCGATCCCGCGCGACCTGGGCAAGCAGCTCAAGGACGGCATCGAGCTGGAGGACGGCTACGCGCGCGCGGACCACTTCCGCGTCGTGGAGCAGACCGGCAAGAACTACCTGGTCGAGGTCACCCTGCACGAGGGCCGCAAGCACATCGTGCGGCGCATGCTCGCCGAGGCGGGCTTCCCGGTCGACAAGCTGGTGCGGGTGGCCTTCGGGCCGATCACCCTGGGCGACCAGAAGTCCGGCTGGCTGCGCAGGCTCTCGAACACGGAGGTCGGCATGCTGATGAAGGAAGTCGATCTGTAG
- a CDS encoding NUDIX hydrolase translates to MSVSGTYDKHAYEPFAVTVDLAVFTIRDGALHVLLVERGQEPYAGRWALPGGFVRSDESAESAAARELAEETGLADVSGLHLEQVRTYSEPDRDPRMRVVSVAFAALVPDQPEVRGGGDAARAAWLPYSPATYRPLAFDHDRILADAHDRVGGKLEYTGIATAFCAPRFTLGELRQVYEAVWGAELDPANFRRKVVGTAGLVEAIPGAARLTGGRGKPAALFRAGTATTLHPPLLRPASEGTSS, encoded by the coding sequence ATGTCCGTGTCCGGGACCTACGACAAACACGCCTACGAGCCGTTCGCCGTCACCGTCGACCTGGCGGTGTTCACCATCCGCGACGGCGCGCTGCACGTGCTGCTCGTCGAGCGCGGCCAGGAGCCGTACGCGGGGCGCTGGGCGCTGCCCGGCGGCTTCGTGCGGTCCGACGAGTCCGCGGAGAGCGCGGCGGCGCGCGAGCTCGCCGAGGAGACCGGGCTCGCGGACGTCAGCGGGCTCCATCTGGAGCAGGTGCGCACCTACAGCGAGCCGGACCGCGACCCGCGCATGCGGGTCGTCTCCGTCGCGTTCGCGGCGCTCGTGCCCGACCAGCCAGAGGTGCGCGGCGGCGGCGACGCGGCCCGCGCCGCCTGGCTGCCGTACAGCCCCGCGACCTACCGGCCGCTCGCCTTCGACCACGACCGGATCCTCGCCGACGCCCACGACCGGGTCGGCGGCAAGCTCGAGTACACCGGCATCGCCACCGCCTTCTGCGCGCCCCGGTTCACCCTCGGCGAGCTGCGGCAGGTCTACGAGGCGGTGTGGGGCGCCGAACTCGACCCCGCCAACTTCCGGCGCAAGGTCGTCGGCACCGCAGGGCTCGTCGAGGCGATCCCCGGCGCCGCACGGCTGACCGGCGGCCGCGGCAAGCCCGCCGCGCTCTTCCGGGCGGGCACCGCCACCACCTTGCACCCGCCCCTGCTCCGCCCCGCGTCGGAAGGGACCTCCTCATGA